A genomic region of Caenorhabditis elegans chromosome V contains the following coding sequences:
- the F59A1.6 gene encoding Saposin B-type domain-containing protein (Confirmed by transcript evidence), with amino-acid sequence MKLLLIFSAIFVLAASAFADIQEAQGQFCEMCNKNWEEKVPKSWAEMTGYMNLACFQLHKTLKPKCMALVNNFNIGNVFDTFRPQLIDFGNAVCDMYCN; translated from the exons ATGAAGCTTCTGCTTATTTTCTCTGCAATTTTCGTTCTTGCCGCTAGTGCTTTCGCTGATATTCAAGAGGCTCAGGGACAATTCTGCGAGATGTGTAATAAGAATTGGGAGGAGAAAGTGCCGAAGAGTTGGGCAGAAATGACGGGATATATG aacctTGCGTGCTTCCAACTTCACAAAACTCTCAAGCCAAAATGTATGGCTCTGGTGAACAATTTCAACATTGGCAACGTTTTTGACACATTCCGTCCTCAACTTATCGATTTCGGAAACGCCGTCTGTGATATGTATTGCAATTAA
- the F59A1.18 gene encoding Saposin B-type domain-containing protein (Confirmed by transcript evidence): MKPIFFLILFSAPLIFAENSTEPTVLTTGYSSMCQSCIDFLEHLPGFLDKYSPDLGIDADTL, from the exons ATGaagccgattttttttcttattctgtTTTCAGCTCCCCTTatctttgctgaaaattccacGGAGCCTACCGTACTCACTACCGGTTACAGTAGTATGTGCCAGTCTTGCATCGACTTTTTGGAGCATTTACCCGGATTTTTGGACAAATATTCACCAGATCTTGGAATTGATGCG gaCACCCTCTGA
- the F59A1.13 gene encoding Major facilitator superfamily (MFS) profile domain-containing protein (Confirmed by transcript evidence) — MTSSSSTAAYSQLSASSDEEEIMVATSQESLKEFEFSRQNFGGPKRKVSKNVLGHRTRWYIMVVLLSCLTLNQMNSVAYSFTVICMDDLVEEHHARNLTGHHWMESSTEKSLIFSATAIGAVMGLVPSVPLIDSLGIRGVLSISGAFSALGTLFFPFSVDSNIYAVIFCRVLQGLGVSVIMTVVGVIPGTWAPTSETGTFMAILSCVFQLSMIICMPVSGFLCESRFGWRSIYYIFGGSTIIFYAIFYIFYTDSPRFHRNVSEKELKKIEDGKMEIVKEGVPYWAICTDGTVLVGWLSVFGGNFGFTILTLYGPTYLKDVLNFDVKKTGFATALPFILSALSKFAAGRISDRMDFLTEKMRFSVCTIVSQGSVVIGLLLMAMTENWRIAQFAYTFAITASGLSIVGNIKCIQLRCRQHTHFALTVSSLGIYANYFGAPIVVGILTSAAGNTAENWSHLFIIVAVVTVITNAPFPFLTSDEPGPYVKVGQKPNEA, encoded by the exons atgacgtcatcatcatcaacagCGGCTTATTCTCAATTATCCGCAAGTTCAGACGAAGAAGAGATTATGGTTGCGACGTCACAAGAAAGTCTcaaggaatttgaattttcgcgccaaaattttggtggCCCGAAAcgcaaagtttcaaaaaatgtgcttGGACATCGCACCAGGTGGTATATTATGGTTGTGTT ACTGTCATGCCTAACCCTGAATCAAATGAACTCGGTGGCCTACAGCTTCACTGTGATTTGTATGGATGACTTAGTGGAGGAGCATCATGCGAGAAATTTGACAG GTCATCATTGGATGGAGTCATCCACCGAAAAATCCCTAATCTTCTCCGCCACAGCTATTGGAGCAGTGATGGGACTTGTCCCATCAGTACCACTAATCGATTCTCTCGGTATCCGTGGGGTTTTATCGATTTCCGGAGCATTTTCCGCGCTGGGAACCttatttttcccgttttctgtAGATTCTAACATTTATGCAGTCATATTTTGTCGGGTGCTTCAAGGGCTCGGAGTTTCGGTTATAATGACAGTGGTGGGCGTTATTCCAG gcaccTGGGCTCCAACTTCCGAAACAGGTACTTTTATGGCAATATTATCGTGTGTTTTTCAGCTGAGCATGATAATTTGTATGCCTGTATCAGGATTTTTATGTGAATCTCGATTTGGTTGGAGATCAATTTATTACATTTTCGGCGGGTCCACCATCATTTTCTACGcgattttctacattttctacACGGATTCACCGAGATTTCACAGGAATGTCTCAGAAAAAGAGCTGAAAAAGATTGAGGACGGAAAGATGGAAATCGTGAAAGAAGGGGTCCCATATTGGGCGATTTGCACGGATGGGACAGTGCTTGTAGGTTGGCTGTCGGTTTTTGGCGGCAATTTCGGATTCACCATTCTTACGTTGTATGGACCAACTTACTTGAAG gatgtCCTAAATTTCGACGTCAAGAAAACCGGATTTGCCACAGCTTTACCATTTATATTAAGTGCGTTGTCCAAGTTTGCAGCTGGGCGGATATCGGATCGAATGGactttttaaccgaaaaa atgcggTTCTCAGTTTGCACAATAGTTTCCCAAGGAAGTGTGGTCATTGGGCTTTTGCTAATGGCTATGACGGAGAACTGGCGAATTGCACAATTTGCGTACACTTTTGCCATAACTGCGTCAGGACTGAGTATTGTGGGAAATATAAAGTGTATACAGCTg agatgcCGCCAGCACACTCATTTTGCTCTCACTGTGAGCTCTTTGGGAATTTACGCAAACTACTTTGGTGCTCCAATAGTCGTTGGAATACTCACCTCAGCTGCAGGGAATACTGCAGAAAAT tggtCTCACCTATTCATAATTGTTGCCGTGGTAACTGTCATCACAAATGCACCGTTCCCATTCTTGACCTCCGACGAGCCTGGACCATACGTGAAAGTCGGGCAGAAACCGAATGAAGCCTAG
- the Y26G10.1 gene encoding Serpentine Receptor, class T (Predicted) — translation MPEIFLFSGDDVGKVKLLLSFKTNTMPCLRFDNCIRNCATCAEILTPGRSDLHLYYMLPNFIKILGITITTSFLITHYCTPAKERIQSSFYGILIIFGTLSLLKTSFSTFLALFLRLFDDSTVEDLYSPYYEVVQVAMWFDWFGDYFSAEMIFLMAFNRCIHFAAKPVSLWVFTRARILFLVSLCAFLASIAAVILIQTSELRRIYIRRIGFVDTGYPGYQMLINRIFYIFPFGSIICYIVLYFHVRRMTQQVLSRRTSENGKQRVFVQLFITILFYGIICILFEIVNSQVWITEVMDKVDVVVILNIINYLPEISLPLMLLLSKTDMKRKITTIIAPRSNNVSFPLA, via the exons atgcccgAAATCTTCCTTTTTAGTGGAGATGACGTTGGAAAAGTTAAACTATTACTATCATTTAAGACGAACACCATGCCTTGCCTACGATTTGATAATTGTATCAGAAATTGCGCGACTTGTGCTGAAATCTTGACGCCAGGACGTTCAGACCTGCATTTATATTATATGCTtccaaatttcatcaaaattctcGGGATTACTATCACTACAAGCTTCCTTATTACTCATTACTGCACTCCGGCAAAAGAGAGAATTCAATCTTCATTTTACGGAATTCTGATTATTTTTGGCACATTATCATTGCTTAAAACAtcattttcaacgtttttagCGTTGTTTTTAAGACTTTTTGACGATTCTACTGTGGAAGATTTATATAGTCCGTATTACGAAGTGGTCCAGGTTGCTATGTGGTTCGATTGGTTTGGAGATTATTTTTCGGCggaaatgatatttttgatgGCTTTTAATCGGTGTATTCATTTTGCAGCAAAACCCGTTAGTTTGTGGGTTTTTACAAG agctCGTATCCTGTTCCTCGTTTCCCTATGTGCATTTCTGGCATCCATCGCTGCAGTGATTCTTATCCAAACCTCAGAACTCCGGAGAATTTATATCCGAAGAATCGGATTCGTGGATACCGGCTATCCGGGCTACCAAATGCTCATTAACCggattttctacatttttccgTTTGGATCCATCATTTGTTATATTGTGCTTTATTTCCATGTTCGGAGAATGACACAGCAAGTCCTGTCCAGAAGAACTTCGGAAAACGGAAAACAGAGAGTTTTTGTGCAGCTTTTCATCACTATTCTGTTTTATGGG ataatctgCATCCTCTTTGAAATTGTAAACTCCCAAGTCTGGATCACTGAAGTAATGGACAAAGTTGATGTAGTAGTGATATTAAATATAATTAACTACCTCCCGGAAATCTCGCTACCTCTGATGCTTCTACTGTCGAAAACTGACATGAAACGGAAAATTACAACGATAATTGCTCCTCGATCGAATAATGTCTCTTTTCCGCTTGCTTGA
- the spp-29 gene encoding Saposin B-type domain-containing protein (Confirmed by transcript evidence) codes for MSPSAFLLLTITIFVSIPIVYSYPSPLFCSLCTNLFEQALVADLEDLPKFLEQTSTELCSNFPLPIDVTRQCTDYLSPFFSNIVQFLKSGSSPESACAHVGIC; via the exons ATGAGTCCCTCAGCGTTTCTACTCTTAACTATCACTATTTTTGTATCAATTCCCATAGTCTACTCCTATCCTTCTCCATTATTTTGCTCATTGTGCACAAATCTCTTTGAACAAGCACTGGTCGCCGACTTGGAAGATTTGCCAAAGTTTTTAGAGCAAACATCG acAGAACTCTGCTCAAACTTTCCACTGCCAATAGACGTTACCAGGCAATGCACGGACTACTTGAGCccatttttctcgaatattgttcaatttctgaaatctgGAAGCTCACCGGAGTCTGCGTGTGCTCATGTTggaatttgttaa
- the Y26G10.4 gene encoding Serpentine receptor class gamma (Predicted): MLYLIKGIDPDISTPMPGDSGGCLQALKPGPGLQPGCLSVDEVSDLTDHHMSSLSVLYLLVQLLSVLVHFLYIFYTQKANKTTQFSELVTWFCAILSARSILSLGAYVFALVAEKSPTLGNFVKIWLQFSLYGSFTGDYFSQLMVFVMAVNRLAVVCGVKAKFLDIFVSKRFRTPLIIFICLLISLTTAITLIQVSGMIRIFYISIGLVDSGTVKGQLLINRCFYIFPFGAILCYFAIYYYILKMERKTSIISPQTAESGKQGVSEQLLVTIVIYGITSLTFEFLNTRDWSYTVMKKVSLVTLLNIFSYLPEVALSIMLLVGNQEFRKKAESFRNRLACF, encoded by the exons ATGTTGTACCTCATCAAAGGAATTGATCCAGACATCTCAACTCCAATGCCAGGTGACTCTGGAGGGTGCCTTCAAGCATTAAAGCCCGGACCGGGCCTTCAACCCGGCTGCTTATCCGTTGATGAGGTCTCAGATCTCACTGACCATCATATGTCAAGCCTGTCAGTGCTCTATCTATTAGTCCAACTCCTCTCAGTGCTCGTACactttttgtacattttctaCACTCAAAAAGCCAATAAAACCACCCAATTCTCGGAGCTTGTCACTTGGTTTTGTGCTATTTTGTCTGCTCGAAGTATATTATCACTTGGAGCATACGTTTTTGCTCTTGTCGCTGAGAAGAGCCCGACACTTggtaattttgtgaaaatatggCTGCAATTCTCGTTGTATGGCAGTTTCACCGGCGACTATTTCTCGCAACTCATGGTTTTCGTGATGGCTGTTAATCGGTTGGCGGTGGTTTGTGGTGTGaaagcaaaatttttggatatatTCGTTTCGAAGAG ATTCCGCACCCCATTAATCATCTTCATCTGCCTCCTCATTTCATTGACAACAGCCATTACCCTCATCCAAGTTTCCGGGATGATTCGAATCTTTTACATAAGCATCGGACTAGTGGACAGCGGAACTGTAAAGGGCCAACTTCTCATCAATCGGTGCTTCTATATTTTCCCGTTTGGAGCCATTTTGTGCTACTTTGCAATTTACTATTATATACTAAAAATGGAGCGGAAAACATCGATAATTTCGCCACAAACTGCTGAAAGTGGGAAGCAGGGAGTTTCAGAGCAACTTTTAGTCACAATTGTGATTTATGGG atcacaaGCTTGacatttgagtttttgaacaCGAGAGATTGGTCGTATACAgtcatgaaaaaagtttccctAGTGACTTTATTGAATATATTTAGTTATTTACCCGAGGTGGCCTTGTCAATAATGCTCCTCGTTGGAAATCAGGAGTTTCGGAAGAAGGCTGAAAGTTTTAGGAATAGACTTGCatgtttttaa
- the Y26G10.6 gene encoding uncharacterized protein (Confirmed by transcript evidence), producing MRIKVFFILCFITNLALTTGYPNTKSADNEISAPENTVKCHPIQLNPRASRNPDSLMQIFLFLKNSYSN from the exons ATGAGAATCA AAGTATTTTTCATACTGTGTTTTATTACAAATTTGGCACTTACAACGGGTTATCCTAACACTAAATCTGCGGATAATGAAATTAGTGCTCCAG aaaacacAGTTAAATGTCATCCAATTCAGCTCAATCCCCGCGCTTCAAGAAATCCCGACAGTCTgatgcaaatatttttatttcttaaaaACTCCTActccaattga
- the Y26G10.5 gene encoding 7TM_GPCR_Srx domain-containing protein (Confirmed by transcript evidence) yields the protein MINGNLVVAWIANVIFLIANMEFAFLSVFVLIDLIKVVRKILKLKKIKKCSAVNNVQ from the exons ATGATTAATGGAAATTT GGTAGTTGCTTGGATTGCAAATGTAATCTTCCTGATTGCAAACATGGAGTTTGCCTTTTTATCCGTCTTTGTGCTGATTGACTTGATCAAAGttgtcagaaaaatattgaaactgaagaaaatcaaaaagtgctCAGCTGTGAACAATGTACAATAA